A window of Clostridia bacterium contains these coding sequences:
- the rplW gene encoding 50S ribosomal protein L23, which yields MRSPHEVLIKPLVTEKTTDLMQENKYTFKVHPQANKIEIKTAVQAIFDVDVLEVRTMNVPGKLKRQGRFAGYTSNWKKAIVTVAPGQRLPIFDE from the coding sequence ATGCGTAGCCCACATGAAGTTTTAATTAAACCGTTGGTAACGGAAAAAACAACAGATTTAATGCAAGAAAATAAATATACATTCAAGGTACATCCACAAGCCAATAAAATAGAAATTAAAACTGCTGTACAGGCAATTTTTGATGTTGATGTTTTAGAGGTCAGGACCATGAATGTACCCGGCAAATTAAAAAGACAGGGACGTTTTGCTGGTTATACATCTAATTGGAAGAAAGCAATTGTTACGGTGGCACCTGGTCAAAGGCTGCCGATTTTCGATGAGTAA